The Hippocampus zosterae strain Florida chromosome 19, ASM2543408v3, whole genome shotgun sequence region GGCGCGCCGTGACCGGGTAGTGGAAGCCTGTGAACTGGCACCGACACAGGCATGATTAAAGGGACCATGGTGGCGTGTTTGCCTCGAGGAACGTCTCCCTGTTGTGGAACAGAAGCAAAGCAAAATGGATTATGCAGACAATCATTTTTCATCACAGAAGAATTGCAAACGTATTTTGGTTTTCGAACCCAATGACAAGGATGTGGCAAAACAATTTTGAGGAATTTTGGGCTCAAATTACACTTTTTGGAGAGTGTATGCcaaaaaaagtgaattcaaataatagtagtacagtattgttttttttagcaattaATTAAGctaagaaatacattttcagtaccAGTACAAAAATACCTTTCACGTCCAAAAGCAAAGAGTATGCTCCGCGTTCACTCCCACATAAAATAACTGCTACGGACTCGTCATGAATTATTAACTAACGAAAGGTTTCATTTTGAATCAAAAGACGGCAGGATGGGCCCGGCGGTCGACTGGCCATTGTGAACGGCAAAGCAAAGAGGGAGTGCAACTGCTCAGGCCGGCCCCTCCTTTGTAGTTCTCGGCGGCTGAGCGGGAGGGAGCCTGAGGAATGTGGAGGTGTGCAGACATGCAGCGGCCACCGCGCGCTTGTGTGCAACAGCGCAATGACTCGCACTCCTATAAATCGTATACTGTACCTGCACCCAGTCGATGCGAGTGCAATTTACTCATTATCGCGGTCGGTTAGGGAAGCTgcaagggagaaaatgcaaGCGGCTGCTCCGCTGGCAATGTCAAGATGTAAGCTATGAACGCTCAGCTACAAGACACTGAGACGTTAAAGAGGCCACTTGCAACATCTCATGAGAATCGATTCGAAATGTGGGCCTTTTACAAAGACTGCGTCAAAGAGAGGAAAATTGGTTTCCTCGGACTCCTTTGTGAGGGTCAGAATAGAGCGCAATGCAGTTCCAGACTGATACAAACTATTCCTGAGCATGATTAGCAATCATTCGGTGcccagatgtattttttttctatgtgcaaTTTAGTGTGAAAATtctgctcttaaaaaaaaaaaaaaatttaatatacCGCTAAATATATGCGGCTATACTATATATTGGAAGCTATTAAACGGACGCGATGTTGTTGTCAGTTTGAGCGCTCTCACAGCCGCTTTTCTGCACAAATGCTTTGAGAAGTGTCGTAGGCAAGTCGGCACAGGGGACTGCAAAACTCGGAataaacaaaaccaagaaagcGGTGATGAAAGACTTGGGAGGAAGTTTGACACCGAACTAGGGAGTTCTTCCTCTTTAAAAGCTGCAGCTTGCCTTTTGTCGCTCTAACTCGCTGCACGTTGGACAAACTTACATTTGGCGGGCTGCTAATTGACAAGTATATTAAACATACATGTgataagggatttttttttttttataaaccaaAACATTGTGAACTAGGGAAGTGgtcgctagccaatcgcagggtgcaaACGGACAAAAGTAAAGCCTTCAATGACGCTATTGTGCATGTCTTTGTAATGTGCAAATACAGCGTGATCAACAGCCGCCAAAAAACAGAAGTGATGTACGTCAAGCGTTTTTAACCTCAGTTTTGCAAGCGGACAGCGATTCAGGCATGGAGGGCATCTCGGACGCCTTCTGGGCAAGAGTCTCCAGGTTGATCTCCTTGGACGCCCTCCGTTTCCTACGGGTGCTCTGGATGACTCCCCCCGTCGCGGCCGCGGCGTCCCCTGGCCGCGCGGCCTGCTGCGCAGATACTCCATTCTGGGAGCTTTCTTTGGGTTCTTGAGGCCACATGTTGGTCGAAGGCGGGGCCAAGGGGGACTGGCCGTCTCTGGAAATGCGGCGCGAGCGTCTCGGGATGGCCGGCGTTGCGTCCGAAGGTTCCAAGGGGTATGGCTCAGGTTGGACTTGGTTTGGAGGCTCGGCTATCGGCGCCGCTTCCTTTTTGGACACGACGTCGGGCGGACAGGGTTCCGAAGGCTGATAGGTGACGAAATTAGGAGGTTGCGTGTCCTGCTGGGGGATGTTTtgtccttgctgctgctgctgctgctgcattttgtgcatttgttgCTGTCGCTCATgtaactgctgctgctgctgttgttgatgATACTGTTGTTGCATATGCTGCATTTGTTGCTGTTGcatttgctgctgttgctgctgctgctgttgttgttgaagttgctgctgcagctgtagtTGGTGCTGTTTCTGCAACTGCTGGTGCTGTTgcaactgctgctgctgcatgtgGTGAagcagctgttgttgttgttgctgttgcgtTTTGGGCTGCTCGCCGTAAGGCAAGCCCTGCATTCCCTTGTTGCCCGGGAAAACCGAGTAGTATCCCTGGgagaactgctgcttgttgaacGTCGTCTGGAAGGGCTGCAGGATGGAGCCCTGCATGTTGTGAGCGGGCACGTGGGCCGCACCCTGCAGCTCCGCGCTTTTGTGCTGATATGCCTGCAGCTGGGCCTGCTGCATGGCATGCTGCTCCCATTCCAGCCCCCTGGCCTGAGCTGGAGCCCGGGGTGAATCTCTGTAAACCTGCTGATTTTCACTGCCCATCTGAAGAGGGTCGTGGACTACCTTATGGAACGCCATCTGCCCTCGGGCGTTCACGCCACCCATATACGCCCCAAAGTTCTGGCTCCAACCTGGCGCAGGAGCTTCCTGAGCCCAGCCGGGAGCTTGTAAGGAGTCCTGGTGCACCCACTTTACCGGGGCCACCTGCTGATAAGGCGGGAGAACCTGAGGCCCTTTCTCTGGGTTGTATACACCAGAGCTGCCAGCTGAGTCACTCTGGATTGACTCCAAAGACGGAGGACCTAGTCCGTAATAAACCTCCCCTGAATGCTGTAAGGGCTCTTTCATTGCCGCCACTGCCCGATGCTTGCTGCTCTTGTCAGTACTCATTTGAGGAGGAAGACTCATGGCGAGATCTTGACGTCCGGGTCTCGTAGTGGGCTTTTACTTCATGCGCTTGTCTTTTGTACTCAGATGGCATGTGGAAGGATCAATCCGAAAGGAAATGTAGAATCTTAACTCAAGTTTGAAGCCTTTTCTTCACATCCTCTTTTGGGTGCCGCACCTTTAAAAACATGACACTTTAATTACCGCCGGAGAAAAACAGAAAGTAAATAGGAACATGGAGGCCCAGGCATAAAGGTCAAAGAGCATGCACGCTTAAAAGTCAACAATCAAAACATTGTCATGTTTCTGTCCGGCAAAAAAGGACATTCTGATTCAGTCAGCAGCAAGGGGGAGGCCCTTGGGACAGCATAGCTTCTATTTGGCCGAACTAGAAATACAGGAAATGAAGGTGATCGTGCACTCGAGCTTATAGCCGCTGGTGGCTGTTGAAAAAGCAGCAATAAGGAAGCATTGGAAGCACTGGGGCGATTATGCAACACACAAGCCACATTGTAGAACGTAATACCTTATGAATGACACCGTTGGTTTTCCATGCCCGGCCCACGAAGAGTCCATTTGGTGGCGATCAAAGTCATGCAGATCCATGAAGGGATTGTGCGCCACAAATGTCATAACTCTCGCTGTCTCGTAACTTTCACCCGGAGTTTCCAGGCGCGGAAATATGGCGAACGGGCGAGTCCACACGGGTGAAATCCTCGAAACCGATTTGCTGCAACCGCTCGTTCACGTCGTAGTCACAATGTATCTGCGAAATCGTGCTTTTCCTGGATGTCCGCAACTTTTTTCTCCCCCGCTCGGCCGACTTTTCAGTCTCGCGCAGCCACGGCGTGTGGAAACGCTGCGATTTCCGCACGTTGGAACATGGCGCGATAAGAGTGCGCCGTTGATCGAAAGTCGCGCAACATAACGCACGTAACGCTACggttttaaaaaagtgtgtaaATGAACAGAAATCCGTGCAAAAAAGTAGCGAAGAACGCCACAAGGCGCCTCACCCACAAACAGATCAGAGCTTATCCTGTTTTCCAACCTGCAGCCTTAGCCCCGCCCATTGCATCCTCGTACGATCGTTTTGTTGCACCGCTTAGCCCGAGGAGGACGGAGCCGCGTCAATATTTCGGTCATTGCAGCATTTCCCAAACTCTATTGAGTCTAGCCACCAATTTTAAACCTCAAAAATAGCAAAAAACGTATGAATACAGGTACTGAAATGTATTAGAATTAGAATTGAAACCTGGGCATTTTTTGTTTAAGTGTGAGCTTATCGCATATGTAGTTCATGAAAATCAAATGTGGTCCTCGAGAAGAAATGGTTCCTCACTCCTTGTGTTTGTGTATCACATGATGGTTTCAATGAGGAGAAACAATGCAAATaagtattattttaaaaaatattttacagtatAAGTCAGGTGGGCGGTTGTAAAAATATCTATCTTCACTTCATTTTGTTGGAAATATATTTCCAAGAAATTCATACATATTATTTACTACAAATAAAACACCGATAGATTGATCCAATCGATGTCAGTTACAGATGGTGACAAGCAAATTTCAAGATCAACTTTTTGTGAAATTTTTATTTGGTGGCGTGTTATGAGAGGTTTAAAATGTAGATTGTGTGCGTAAAGGAATTTGGGAAGACTGGTTCAAAAACCGAACATCCCTCACTCTtccaattaattttgtttttgtaacattTGGACGTTGTCATGAATACTGCATAACGTTTATAATTATTAAGCATGAATACCCACCAATTGTTTAGCCTGACTGTTTTGTGCAAATTCCGTttgtgtgaggaaaaaaaaagccgacgTGATTGTGTTGTACTGTAGGTGGGGCGGGGGAGATGGTTGCCTTGGTGATTCTGCGGCTCATTCAGGAGCTTTTATGACGTCACCGTTACCCCTCTAAGCGGCGGCTGTGGCCATTATCAGCTGGCTAGCTCAGCTCACGTTTTCGACAATGCCCCCCATCGACGTCCCTTCATCTGCACGATAAAGGAGCCGTAGGAATGACGTGGCCGTCGAGGAGGGGACCATGGAGGCTCTATCCCGGAGTCCCACCGGTGCAACCGAACGAGGTAACGCGGGGACGAGATCGCGGGGGCTCGCTGCTTAGCCACCGTGGAGTAAACATGCTAGCTGGCATTGAGCACAGCCTCGTCTATTTTTCTGTCTTGCAGCTCTCTCATACCTATCTATTTTTTACTAACCATACCTATCCCCTGTTCTTATCATTATGCTTTAGGCTGCAGTTAAAATCAGCTAAAGCTAGCTGCTAACCGCTGGCTAGCTCCAGATTTGAATGTCATGCACAATCAATTTAAAGTCTCCGAAATCCCACATTAAAATACACGGATTAAAGACATGAAGGTATGTGCAGCGTATAACCTTACCTATCACCAATGCCGGTGTCAACTAGTGTGGTTTAAGGAGTGAATTGATTGTTTGCAGTGATGGGTTGGTGCCACTGATGTCAGCTTCTGACTGCAGCAGAGAGCACTCACCATGAGTGGAGAGCATACAGACATCCTGTCAACGGCAGATGTGGTCAGGGACAGATGGAGAGTGGTAAGAGCTAACTAGAGGTACCCCTTACTATTTATTTAAGCACAAGATACACTTTAGAGCTAACGAGAGGTGACCTTTCCTATTTCAGCATAAGATACACTTAGAGCAGTAATTTTCAACTGGTAATGTGAACAGGAtgtcacaaatattttgtttgttttttttttttttttactgacattgctttgtttgttAGATTATTTTATCTCACGGTAAAAGAAGACACTGACTTACCTTTATTTGctcgttttcttattttattattatgtacTACTTAAAAAACGCTCCTCAGGTCAGAAAGATTGGCGGAGGTGGCTTCGGGGAGGTCTACGAGGTCCTGGACCTACTGAGCCAGGCCACCGTTGCCATGAAGGTGGAGTCTGCCACACACCCCAAACCGGTGCAGAGGACGGAGGCGGTCGTGTTGAGGAAGCTGCAGGGTGAGTGACACTTTGCTGCGCAAACAAAAATCTGCTTTCAGTGCTTGTAGATGCAGTCTCGAGGAatcaatgacattttattttattattatttttcaacagGCAAAGATAACGTGTGTCGCTTTGTCAGCGCTGGCCGAAACGAACGCTTCAACTATGTGGTGATGGAACTCCAGGTAGGTTCTTCACAAGGTTCCCATGAGTTACGCAAGACTTTAATATTAACATTGTGTTTGAAGAGTGCTTGCGTTTTGGTATAAAGTACACTCTATAATCAAATATTTCCAAATTTGTAAAGTGCTTCAAATGCTTGGAAAACAATTCGAAATATTCTTGCGTTTGACCATCACATTCAATGCAAAACCTGGTTTCCTGTACAGCGGTGTGCCCGACAGGTTCCACACAGTCTGTTCAAAAATACTGTTTTAATTCCGCTGTACTTGTGTTTTAAAACAGGACTAATGAATGTTATCACGCCTCTATGTTGTAATTGTCCAAAGGGGAGGAACTTGGCCGATCTGCGGAGAAGCAGGGCCCGCGGTACGTTCTCAGTCTCGACGACTCTGAGGCTCGGCAAGCAGATTTTACAGGGCATTGAAAGCATCCATTCCGTGGGCTTCCTGCACCGCGACATTAAACCAGTAAGACAACAGCTACCTGAAGtcctttactgtattttcatattCCAAATTTCACTATTTATAGCCGGCCCTtgaacttttctttttgtcGTTCACAGGCTAACTTTGCAATGGGAAGACTAGCAAGTACTTGCAGGTGCTGCTACATGCTGGACTTTGGTTTGGCCCGACAGTACATGACCTCCAACCAGGAACTCCGTCCTGTAAGTACCTTCAGAACTGATTTGCGAGTACacctgtcaaaataaaagctctaCGATTAAAAAGGTTTTCAATGCATAAAGGAGTCTCAAATGTGCTtggaacaacttttttttttcctagcctcgGTCAGTGGCTGGCTTCAGAGGAACTGTGCGATATGCTTCAATCAATACTCATAAAAATAAGGTGACTAGAAATTTCCCCCCGTGCGTTATCTTTCGTTACCTCCACCAAGGAGGTAGAAACTGGTCTAGGGGATGTTCACCGCAGAGGGAATCCTCAATAAATTTAGAAAGATTTAAGACTGCAAactcatgtgatttttttttttctgactctgCAGGAAATTGGTCGTCATGACGATCTATGGTCCCTCTTCTACATGTTGGTTGAATTCATGTCCGGTCAACTCCCATGGAGGAAAACTAAAGACAAGGTACAGTATGTGCAACTGCTAACGTACAATACGAATGTTCACCTACCGACGCATTAGGTACCCTGTTGAAAAATTGaacattattatctttgtaaaagcGTGCGTCGCCTCTATGTGTCTCAATTGTATTTGAATCCTCCTCCCCAACAGGAACAAGTCGGAAATCTCAAAGAAGCATACGACCACCGCCTCATGCTTAATCACTTACCATCTGAGTTTAGCGCATTCCTGGATCACATCCTCAGCCTGGACTACTATACCAAACCCGACTATGAGGTTGGCCATGAGCTCACGTTTGCATTATCATGTTTGGTTCTCTCTCGACTGCCAAAATGCTGACGCGTAtgtccccccctcacccccccaccccccttctttCCCCCGTGACAGCTGCTGATGTCACTGTTTGACAGCTCTATGAAAAGCCACAATGTGCTGCACAATGATCCCTACGACTGGGAGAAATGCGACTCTGAGGACATGCTGACCGCAGCTGCAGCGCCACCAACCGGCCAGGAGCTCACCCGCCTCACGCCAGCTCACTTGGGGTACACATATGCATGCACAGTCAAGCTGTTGTTATTCCTTCACCTCTTTCCCACTATAGAactggaaggtttttttttctctcgagaGTGACCTTCCCTCTCCGTCTTGCTCTCTCTTTCTAAAGCATGGCCAATGCCTCAGTGCTGCCAGTGGAATTGCAGAGGGAGAACACAGAGGATGTCCTCATGCTCGGAGAGCGCTTCAGCGACGCCGACAACTTTCCCCCTAACCCCCCTCCGTCCGTTCCCGCAAGAGCCATATGGGAGGAAATGGACCGCATTCAAACCCAGAAGCATGTGGAGCCAGTGATCAGGAAGGTCAGTTGTGCGCTGGTCGGTTGATTGATGTCCTCGCGCGTGTTGCAAGGACATCATTTTGCGGGttacttgtttatttttcaggtGGTGACTGAGGAAGAGCATCAGAACCAGGGCAACCAAAGCCCTGCTGGCTCCGCGCAGAGTTCTCCAAGGCGAGTACGATCCGAGACTCTGTACTTGGATCGAGCTGTGCCACTACTCCGGAAGATGCGTCAGAGTCAGAGTTTGGCGTTTGAAAGGAGACTTGCACCTGAACCCAAGCCTACTCTTGAGCGCTTCCTTGAATCCTGGTTCGTGCTTCAAATATATCATATTATTATCCTATATGttgaatatgttttatttttttattttagtcggGTCAAAACGCCTCCTGTCCTTTCTCACATCGGGGAGAAAGCCTTGTCCGACGATCATTCCGGCGCGGGTACAGCTGACCCGGAGGAAGGTGCGGTCAGCAGCGGTTTTGTTGCAGTCAATATCAGTCCTGTGGTCCAAGAGGGAGACTCCCAGGAGTGGGTGGTACTGGAGCTGGAGCAAGCTATGAAGCCTTCAAGTGAAGCCCAGCGCGAGGACAAAACAGCCACGACGAACGCCGTCGACAACGAGAACCACCCGCCGCAGGAAGGCCCCTTTGTAGCAGCCAGTCCTGTTGTGTCACAGTGTTCTGTCGGGTCGTGGTTACTTGGCCACAGGAGGCTGCCAGGGATGCTGGGGCAAATGCCCTCGGTCGTCATGGGACGACCCCACATGGATCAGGTAGGCAAGATCAAGCAtctccccccgcacccccaattATTTTTCCGAAAGAATGCAAGCATAATTTCTAAAATTGCTTGGACTCATATTAGAGTATCCTAGATACTTGATAATGCCCTTGCCTTGCACTTGTgctgaaaataattttttttaatccaaaaatatgcaaaaaattaattttaataaatttaattaatgtatttaattaataattaatttaaaataaatttccccagtgtgggacaaataaaggatatcttatcttaaaagaaaaaaatttaacTCGGCTTCCTcttttacttcaaaataaagcgagtacaaagaaatacaaaactGCTGCTTTAGTGCCACGTCACTACGAGCGGCTCGAGGCGAGCATGGAGCGCGAAAGCCGTTGCTTGCCATTTGGCGGCCTCCTATTTTTCCATCAATATTTGTAGTTCTTATTCAATTGGTACGGTTACTGTTTGTTCTGcataatcctttcattcataCCCCTAATCACAAAGTTGTTTTCAGTCTTCCAGCTGCACACCGCAGTCTCCTGTGCTCGAAAGAAGTGACACCATACCTCTTGAAGCCCCGTCCAGCAAATCCGATGAACCCCCCGGACAAATCCTAAAAGATGGCAAGAAGACGGATTTGGCCCCGTCGTCGAGCCCACTAAAAGGTTCAACCGCTCTCTTCACAAAAGACCCCGAGAGCGATTCTGGTCTACCTGACTGCTCATCGGAGCTGAACCAGCAGGCTCAAGCGATCTGTTCGCTCCTCGCTTCTTTAAGGCCCAAAGACTCTCCCTGCTCGCCCAAACTGAGCCGCATCCCAATACGAGACCCTTGCACTCCCCCGGATTCTCCGGGCAGGAACCTGCACCGGGACAGGAGAAACCGCTGGAGCAGCCCTGTCCCCGGCTCCCCGACCCACTCCCCTTCTCCGTCACTTTCCTGCGAAAACCTGCAGGTCACTCTACCGCGGGAACGCCTCTCCTCGGAGCGAGGCTCCAGATCGGACTGCGGAGGGGAAGACCCTCTTTCTCTGTCCTCTTCGTCAGGCAGTAAAAGTAAGATCCCACGACCCATGAGCGCCACCTTTGTTCCCGAGCAGCTCAGCGGCAGACTCGTGCCTCACCCGCCTCCCGGGAAACCGTCTGCAGGCCCGTGTGCCGACCACAGGTGTGACACAATGCAgcatggattttgctgcttaattcatattccagaaATGCAAgactatattttaaaaaaaatgtatttatatggTCTTCTCTCTTTGGAGGCGGCGGCGTTTGCGAGTGCGCGCCAGCAGCACCAGCGACGCGGAATCCTTGTCCAGTGTGAACCAGTTGGCGCAGAACCGCAGCGGCCAGCTGGTCAGCCCGCCTACACCCCGCCCTTCCGGCTCCTCCGTCCTGCAGCGCTCGATGAGTTGCTCGCCGTCCCGCCAGGAGCCCCGCGACAGCAAGGCACCGCCTGTGGGACGCAGCCGCTCGGGGTCATCTgcgccacctcctcctcccgccCCACGACACGGCCCCTTGCAAGCCAAGTCATCCGGGCAGACTCCGTTGGCCCCGCGCTCTATAGGAAAAGGTTTGATCAAGGAGAGCAAAGGCTCAAGGAAACTGAAACGGTGATTAACAGAAAAGACCGATCGGCATgtgtaaatacagtatgtgctcaAGGGAATGGGTACTGTATgtaatgtaagaaaaaaaaaaaggtgtgtatcTATTTATTTGCTACATTAGCTCAAATTGATCCATGAACAATACCTTGAAACGCAGGAGTGTATCTGTGCAGACACTTCAGGGATGTTTGATGAAACCGGTTGCCACCGGGGTGCAAAATTCAAACTGAGCGCTCACTTACCCTTTTCATGGcaaatgattgaaatgatcCTACACTCATGTTTCACATCGTCGGGAGAGTAGATGCGATCATAATTAGTTTGGgtggacttcctgttcaattttgaACATGGTTCCTTCAGACTTTCTCATGTATTCTTATGGGACAAATGACTCACTTTCATATCCATCAGTGAAGCACGTTTACTTACTAAATGAGATTTGGGTAGGTTGTGtcgggaagcccccccccccccgccccatttattattttttatttatttattttgaccagGATACCCTTGCGAGATTTGGCAGTTTTGTTTGCAATCTTTTAAATTGCTACATTGAACACCATCTAATTTTACAAATCTGTCTCGGTTACCTTCATCTGTAGAGCCAACCAAATTGTCACCAGGTATAATTTTGCACACTGGTTCCAACCCTAAAGCCAGCAGCACGTCAGAGAGTTTTGTCCATGTGTAGCCTTTTGAGGAAATTCCCATCATGTGCAAGTACATCCATTCAGTAGAAGATACATCAAAAATTTATGTCTCTAAAGTGTAGtgctaggggggaaaaaaaagtacttgtgCGTTTGGCTTTGTAGTTTCCAGAGTAGCGTTCCTTAACAGGTAAAAcagcaatgttgtttttgtgtcaccATAACCTTGTCATGCATTCTACATCTGTAAGTCTATTATTCTTCTAAATGTGCTTGAATGTTTGAAATGCCATATCTGCCCATTAGAAAAACCAAATGTTACCAGTTGCTACAAGGTCAGTAAACATCCAGCTGCAAAGCCAGGGAATGTGCCGTTCAGCCGGAAAACCTCCGCTTAATAGTAACCACAAATAGTTCTGCGTCAGCATTTTAGAATGTATTTATGAGCACACTCATTCTTCAGTCTTGTAAATGCACATGAGTCattatagttttgtttttattcatttgtcatCAGCATATATAACTGTATTTTTACCAAGCTGCATTTGATCATGAAAATACATGTTCACAAGCCCAAAAAGTGTTATTGACTGTCCAAGTCAGTTTGAAGTACCCAAAGTAATTATGAGTCAATGAGTTTAATAGAGGAAACAAGCACTTGAGAATAATGCCAAACAAATtggcaatttatttttaaatttgttctGATGCCATTACACATAGGCCAAAATGGTTGGCAAATGAGACCTTGCCCATAagtcaatattttatttcaaatgagaCATAGTACATAAGtgaatatttttgtaatttcatgTAAATTTGTGAATGTCTGAACATTCATTTACAGTGCAATGGTCAAAAGACATAGGCTGGTATATAGTTACATACAGGAATATCCGTCCATctattatccgagccgcttatcctcacaagggctatcccggctgtcttcggacaATAAGTGGggtacagcctgaactggttggcaatcgcactcaagttaaaaaatgtataagaaACTGTTTATTCAAATGAACCTAACCTTGAAGTCAGCAGCATATTTGTTAAATGTTTTATGACCCTGTTCATGCCAATCCAGTCAGAGTCTTTTGTCAATCTGCTGTATCGAGAATTGTAGTTGTATTATGAGGTCTAGAAGAGTGAGGCGGTCTGTCGGGGATCCTCTGGCAACACACTGATGGAGTCCTCCGCCTTTCCGCACAGCATGCAAAGCATTGTGTACTCCTGAATGATACAATACGAATGCACACAAATGAGAGCGAGCAAAAACAAGCTCAGCAACTAACAATTTACCTTGAAAGGAACGCAAAAAGTAACCCTACAATA contains the following coding sequences:
- the ttbk2b gene encoding tau-tubulin kinase 2b isoform X1, yielding MSGEHTDILSTADVVRDRWRVVRKIGGGGFGEVYEVLDLLSQATVAMKVESATHPKPVQRTEAVVLRKLQGKDNVCRFVSAGRNERFNYVVMELQGRNLADLRRSRARGTFSVSTTLRLGKQILQGIESIHSVGFLHRDIKPANFAMGRLASTCRCCYMLDFGLARQYMTSNQELRPPRSVAGFRGTVRYASINTHKNKEIGRHDDLWSLFYMLVEFMSGQLPWRKTKDKEQVGNLKEAYDHRLMLNHLPSEFSAFLDHILSLDYYTKPDYELLMSLFDSSMKSHNVLHNDPYDWEKCDSEDMLTAAAAPPTGQELTRLTPAHLGMANASVLPVELQRENTEDVLMLGERFSDADNFPPNPPPSVPARAIWEEMDRIQTQKHVEPVIRKVSCALEEHQNQGNQSPAGSAQSSPRRVRSETLYLDRAVPLLRKMRQSQSLAFERRLAPEPKPTLERFLESCRVKTPPVLSHIGEKALSDDHSGAGTADPEEGAVSSGFVAVNISPVVQEGDSQEWVVLELEQAMKPSSEAQREDKTATTNAVDNENHPPQEGPFVAASPVVSQCSVGSWLLGHRRLPGMLGQMPSVVMGRPHMDQSSSCTPQSPVLERSDTIPLEAPSSKSDEPPGQILKDGKKTDLAPSSSPLKGSTALFTKDPESDSGLPDCSSELNQQAQAICSLLASLRPKDSPCSPKLSRIPIRDPCTPPDSPGRNLHRDRRNRWSSPVPGSPTHSPSPSLSCENLQVTLPRERLSSERGSRSDCGGEDPLSLSSSSGSKSKIPRPMSATFVPEQLSGRLVPHPPPGKPSAGPCADHRRRRLRVRASSTSDAESLSSVNQLAQNRSGQLVSPPTPRPSGSSVLQRSMSCSPSRQEPRDSKAPPVGRSRSGSSAPPPPPAPRHGPLQAKSSGQTPLAPRSIGKGLIKESKGSRKLKR
- the ttbk2b gene encoding tau-tubulin kinase 2b isoform X2, producing MSGEHTDILSTADVVRDRWRVVRKIGGGGFGEVYEVLDLLSQATVAMKVESATHPKPVQRTEAVVLRKLQGKDNVCRFVSAGRNERFNYVVMELQGRNLADLRRSRARGTFSVSTTLRLGKQILQGIESIHSVGFLHRDIKPANFAMGRLASTCRCCYMLDFGLARQYMTSNQELRPPRSVAGFRGTVRYASINTHKNKEIGRHDDLWSLFYMLVEFMSGQLPWRKTKDKEQVGNLKEAYDHRLMLNHLPSEFSAFLDHILSLDYYTKPDYELLMSLFDSSMKSHNVLHNDPYDWEKCDSEDMLTAAAAPPTGQELTRLTPAHLGMANASVLPVELQRENTEDVLMLGERFSDADNFPPNPPPSVPARAIWEEMDRIQTQKHVEPVIRKVVTEEEHQNQGNQSPAGSAQSSPRRVRSETLYLDRAVPLLRKMRQSQSLAFERRLAPEPKPTLERFLESCRVKTPPVLSHIGEKALSDDHSGAGTADPEEGAVSSGFVAVNISPVVQEGDSQEWVVLELEQAMKPSSEAQREDKTATTNAVDNENHPPQEGPFVAASPVVSQCSVGSWLLGHRRLPGMLGQMPSVVMGRPHMDQSSSCTPQSPVLERSDTIPLEAPSSKSDEPPGQILKDGKKTDLAPSSSPLKGSTALFTKDPESDSGLPDCSSELNQQAQAICSLLASLRPKDSPCSPKLSRIPIRDPCTPPDSPGRNLHRDRRNRWSSPVPGSPTHSPSPSLSCENLQVTLPRERLSSERGSRSDCGGEDPLSLSSSSGSKSKIPRPMSATFVPEQLSGRLVPHPPPGKPSAGPCADHRRRRLRVRASSTSDAESLSSVNQLAQNRSGQLVSPPTPRPSGSSVLQRSMSCSPSRQEPRDSKAPPVGRSRSGSSAPPPPPAPRHGPLQAKSSGQTPLAPRSIGKGLIKESKGSRKLKR